Part of the Geoanaerobacter pelophilus genome, CTGTCCGTCCCAACGTCATGCCCATGCCTGAAAAGCAGGCAGGCCGGAGCGGCGCCATCATCCGTAGCGACTGCCCCATCCGCGAAGAAGAGATCCTCGTCAAAGTACTAGAGATCATCAGCGACAAGAAAAAAGACCATGTCGACATCGCTGGCGCCGAATTCATCGTCTCCGGCGGTCGCGGCATGATGGGAAGCGACAACTTCGGCATCCTGAAAGAACTGGCCGACGAACTGGGCGGCGTAGTAGGGGCCTCAAGGAGCGCCGTCGATGCCGGCTGGATGCCCCAGGACCGTCAGGTCGGCCAGACCGGCAAAACCGTCAGGCCCAAGATCTACATCGCCTGCGGCATCAGTGGCGCCATTCAGCACCTGGTCGGCATGCAGGACTCCGACATCATCATCGCCATCAATAGAGACAAAAACGCCCCCATCTTCGAAGTCGCCACCTACGGCATCGTCGGCGACCTGTTCCAGGTAGTACCGGCCATCACCGCCGGCATCCGCGCCCTCAAAGCACAGCGGAGCAAAAAAGTAGCATAGCAGCATAACTCAATTGATAACTTGAGGATCACCCATGACCCCCAATCCGATATTATTTGCAGCACTACTTGTTCCGGCCCTGCTCTTCTTCTGCTACAGCCTCTGGCGCCGGCTCTCCCTGGTAAGGCTCGGCCAGCCCGAGAACCGCTTCGACAACATCGGAGTCCGCATCCACGAAATGCTCCTCTACGCCTTCGGCCAGAAACGGGTAGTAGCCAAACCTTTCGGCATCAACCACTTCGTCATCTTCTGGTCCTTCATGGTCCTGCTCATTGCCAACGGCGCCTTCATCCTCGAAGGGCTCATCCCCGGCTTCAGCTTAGAGGCTCTGCCCAAACCGCTTTACCAGAGCCTCATGTTACTCTTCGACCTGGTCTCGGCCGCCACCATCATCGCCATCACCCTCTCCTTTGGCAGGAGACTCATCTTCAAACCAGACTACCTCGACAGCAGATACGTCAAGGCAAGAAGCTTCGAAGGCTTCTTCATTCTCTCCTGCATCGCCCTGTTGATGCTCGCCTACTTCGGTCTCCACGGAGCGTTATTGGCCGTCATGGGCCAGAGCCACGGCTACATGCCGGTCTCATCCTTTGTGGCCACCTTACTTAAGAACTCACCCCTGGCCGACCAGCTCTTTCCCTTTGCCACCTGGTCCTGGTGGCTCCATGCCGGAGTGCTCATCGCCTTCATCTGCTTCCTGCCGGTCAGCAAGCACATGCACATCATCACCGCCATCCCCAACTGCTTCCTGAGAAACCTCGAACCAATAGCCATTCCGCCCAAGGAACAGTTTGCCCCTGGAAACAGCTACGGCGTCGGCAAAATAGACGACTTCACCTGGAAAGACCTGTTCGACTCCTTCTCCTGCACCGAATGCGGCAGATGCCAGGCTGCCTGCCCGGCCAATGCCACCGGCAAATCGTTAAATCCGCGCCAGGTCGTTCACAGCTTAAAAGCCAACCTCATGGCTGTTGCCCAAGAGATCAGAAATGGCAAAACTCCCACTACGCCCCTCATCGATGGCGAAGGGGAGGGGAGCAACACCGAAGAGACCATCTGGTCCTGCACCACCTGCGGCGCCTGTTTAGAGCAATGCCCGGTCTTCATCGAACAGATGCCCAAGATCATCAAAATGAGGCGCTACCTGGTCGAAATGCAGGCCAGCTTCCCCGAAGAACTGTTAAACCTGTTCGAGAACATGGAAGGCAGGAGCAACCCCTGGGGGATCGCCCCCACCGAACGGGGCAAATGGGCCGCCACCATGAACGTCACCCCCTTCGAGCAAGGCAAAACCGAATATCTCTTCTACGTCGGCTGTGCCGGCTCCTTCGACTCCAGGCAGAAACAGGTAACCGTCGCCATCGCCACATTATTAGATGCTGCCGGCATCTCCTGGGGCATCCTCGGCAAGGATGAGCAGTGCTGCGGCGACTCCTTACGAAGACTCGGCAACGAATACGCCTTCGACAAGATGGCCCAAGAGAACGTCCGGCTCTTTCAGGAGCGTGGGGTCAAGAAGATCATCACCCAGTGCCCGCACTGCTTCTCCACCTTAAAAAACGACTACCGCCAGTATGGCATCGAACTCGAAGTCATCCACCACGGCCAACTGCTCGACCAACTCATGAGCGAAGGCAAGCTCAAGACGACCAACCAAGGCGAAGCCCTCGGCAGGATCATCTTCCACGACTCCTGCTACCTCGGGCGGCACAACAACATCTACGACCAACCGAGAAACGCCCTGGCACAAGCCACCGGCAAGCAGCCCCTCGAATTTGCAAGAAACCGCAACCAGGGTTTCTGCTGCGGCGGTGGCGGCGGCAGGATGTGGCTCGAAGAACACACCGGCAGCCGGATCAACATCAACCGGGTCGAAGAGGCGTTGGCCAAGAACCCCGACACCGTCTGCGTTGCCTGTCCCTACTGCCTGACCATGTTCGAGGACGGCCTCAAAGATAAACAGTCAAGCCAGACCAAGGTCAAAGACCTCGCCGAAATCATCGCTGAAACTGTTAGAGGATGAGGATGAGAGGAGAATTACTGACCATAATCCAGAACGATCCCAATGTACCGGTGGGTTTTTGGGGAGATCAGATCTTGGCATTGGGGCTGGAATACCGGCTTGTTAGATTGTTTTCCGGCGAAGCTATCAACGATCAAATGCTTGAAAGCGGAGGAGTTATCGTCCTTGGCGGGACAATGGGGGTGCATGATACCGATGAATTCCCCTACCTGCTTCAACTGAAAGAGTTCATAAGGGGATGTCTTTCACGAAAAGTGCCTTTATTAGGGATATGTCTTGGCGGGCAGCTCGTGGCAGAAGTTCTTGGCGCAGCGATCCATTCCGGAAGACATCGTGAGTGCGGTACGTTTCTGGTTGATATCTCGCCTGCTGCCGCAGATGACTCTCTGTTTGCTGGGATCACGACCCCTTTTACAACATTTCAGTGGCATAATGACAGTTTTGATCTGCCAAAAGGGGCTACCATGCTCGCATCATCGAAAGTCTGCCCGTGCCAGGCTTTTCGCTATGGTAACGCCTGGGGGCTACAGTTTCATCCGGAGATCAATGTTGAAATAGTCACCCAGTGGTGCAATGCTGAGTCAAAGGAAGAACATGCTTCAGACAATAACCTGCGGATAATCAATGAGCTTGAGAATAATCTAGAGGAGTATACGAAATCATCGGTGCAAATGTTTCATAATTTTGCTGAAAATTTGTTCCAACCCT contains:
- a CDS encoding (Fe-S)-binding protein produces the protein MTPNPILFAALLVPALLFFCYSLWRRLSLVRLGQPENRFDNIGVRIHEMLLYAFGQKRVVAKPFGINHFVIFWSFMVLLIANGAFILEGLIPGFSLEALPKPLYQSLMLLFDLVSAATIIAITLSFGRRLIFKPDYLDSRYVKARSFEGFFILSCIALLMLAYFGLHGALLAVMGQSHGYMPVSSFVATLLKNSPLADQLFPFATWSWWLHAGVLIAFICFLPVSKHMHIITAIPNCFLRNLEPIAIPPKEQFAPGNSYGVGKIDDFTWKDLFDSFSCTECGRCQAACPANATGKSLNPRQVVHSLKANLMAVAQEIRNGKTPTTPLIDGEGEGSNTEETIWSCTTCGACLEQCPVFIEQMPKIIKMRRYLVEMQASFPEELLNLFENMEGRSNPWGIAPTERGKWAATMNVTPFEQGKTEYLFYVGCAGSFDSRQKQVTVAIATLLDAAGISWGILGKDEQCCGDSLRRLGNEYAFDKMAQENVRLFQERGVKKIITQCPHCFSTLKNDYRQYGIELEVIHHGQLLDQLMSEGKLKTTNQGEALGRIIFHDSCYLGRHNNIYDQPRNALAQATGKQPLEFARNRNQGFCCGGGGGRMWLEEHTGSRININRVEEALAKNPDTVCVACPYCLTMFEDGLKDKQSSQTKVKDLAEIIAETVRG
- a CDS encoding type 1 glutamine amidotransferase; this translates as MRGELLTIIQNDPNVPVGFWGDQILALGLEYRLVRLFSGEAINDQMLESGGVIVLGGTMGVHDTDEFPYLLQLKEFIRGCLSRKVPLLGICLGGQLVAEVLGAAIHSGRHRECGTFLVDISPAAADDSLFAGITTPFTTFQWHNDSFDLPKGATMLASSKVCPCQAFRYGNAWGLQFHPEINVEIVTQWCNAESKEEHASDNNLRIINELENNLEEYTKSSVQMFHNFAENLFQPLPLTTINLQANGPKESTSENELENRSKA